Proteins co-encoded in one Desulfitobacterium hafniense DCB-2 genomic window:
- the nhaC gene encoding Na+/H+ antiporter NhaC, protein MDNDGSRKKPGLMLAVVAFIIPVLVILWGVVFAKLPALLPIIIATTIACLIGKLWGYSWDEMQKGMFDSIYRVHIAILILIAVGMLIGVWILAGTIPTIIYWGLKLISPSGYLVTAFLLCIVASTATGSSFGTMGTVGIALLGVGQALGYPLPLVVGAIVSGAYFGDKMSPVSDSTNIASSVCEVNLFSHIGSMMWTTIPAAVVTAVIYIIMGINHSGGSDLGADVTILLQSLETTFNLSLWTLVPPVLLILLAYRRVPAVPLLMVSVVLGAIVAALFQGQSMIAIINSTIKGYVGSSGVAQLDSLLTRGGINSITGTVMLLISAVSFGGVLEKIGVLGVIVDASLKWATTTGRLIVSVIFASYIMLIGTGSQAIAMIIPARAYAPVFKERGLHLRVLSRTVEDSGCIASPLLPWSVHAFYILGVLGVSAYEYAPYAFMCWIVPIFSIIYGYTGFAIWRADNSPIRKPAPEVKDSGNDSFLN, encoded by the coding sequence ATGGATAATGATGGTAGCAGAAAAAAACCAGGGCTTATGTTGGCTGTCGTAGCTTTTATCATTCCGGTACTTGTTATCCTTTGGGGGGTAGTTTTTGCCAAGCTGCCTGCGCTTCTTCCCATTATTATTGCCACAACAATTGCCTGCCTGATTGGTAAGCTTTGGGGCTATTCCTGGGATGAAATGCAAAAAGGGATGTTTGATTCTATTTACCGGGTTCATATCGCGATTTTAATATTAATAGCTGTAGGTATGCTTATTGGTGTGTGGATTCTTGCCGGTACTATTCCGACGATTATCTACTGGGGGCTAAAGCTTATTTCCCCGTCCGGTTATCTGGTGACAGCGTTCTTACTGTGTATTGTTGCTTCAACGGCAACAGGAAGCTCCTTCGGCACCATGGGAACAGTCGGTATTGCCTTACTGGGCGTTGGTCAGGCTCTTGGCTATCCCTTGCCCTTAGTAGTGGGTGCCATCGTTTCCGGAGCTTATTTTGGGGATAAGATGTCTCCGGTATCCGATTCAACCAATATTGCTTCTTCTGTTTGTGAAGTGAATTTATTCAGCCATATTGGTTCGATGATGTGGACCACTATACCTGCCGCGGTAGTAACCGCCGTCATTTACATCATCATGGGTATCAATCACAGCGGCGGCAGCGATTTGGGAGCGGATGTCACCATTCTCCTGCAATCACTGGAAACGACCTTTAATCTTTCCCTATGGACCTTGGTGCCGCCTGTGTTATTGATCCTTCTGGCTTATCGCCGGGTTCCGGCAGTCCCCTTGCTTATGGTATCGGTTGTGCTTGGGGCCATTGTGGCCGCCTTATTCCAGGGGCAGTCCATGATTGCAATTATTAACTCAACCATCAAGGGCTATGTGGGCAGCAGCGGTGTGGCCCAACTGGATTCCCTGCTTACCCGTGGGGGAATCAATAGTATTACCGGCACAGTGATGCTGTTGATCTCAGCGGTTTCCTTTGGCGGCGTGTTGGAGAAAATCGGGGTGCTGGGAGTTATTGTTGATGCCAGCTTAAAGTGGGCGACAACGACTGGACGGCTCATTGTTTCGGTCATTTTTGCCAGCTATATCATGTTGATCGGGACAGGAAGCCAGGCGATTGCCATGATTATTCCCGCCCGGGCCTATGCACCTGTATTTAAGGAAAGAGGATTGCACTTGAGGGTTCTTTCTCGAACTGTGGAAGACAGCGGCTGTATTGCCAGCCCTCTTCTGCCTTGGAGCGTGCATGCTTTTTATATCCTGGGCGTCCTCGGCGTCAGTGCTTATGAATACGCCCCCTATGCCTTTATGTGCTGGATTGTCCCCATATTCTCCATAATCTATGGCTATACGGGTTTTGCCATCTGGCGGGCGGACAACTCCCCCATACGCAAGCCTGCTCCTGAGGTGAAGGACTCAGGGAACGATTCCTTCCTTAATTAA
- a CDS encoding aryl-sulfate sulfotransferase produces the protein MGQPFVHPTGVTIYNPEKCFNGYTIMQAPGLGCVLIDMNGNVVRVFKDLHGFPNKLLPGGYVMGSRGRRNGKFGYQDQIDLVQVDWDGQVVWEFAKKEYIEDEGEKPQWMARQHHDYQREGNPVGYYVPGMECKTNSGNTLILSHQNCYHKKISDKQLLDDVIIEVDWDGNIVWEWHAVDHFHEYGFSAAAKLALYRNPNMHEAGGGMGDWMHINSASVLGPNKWYDKGDERFHPDNIIWDAREANIMAIISKETGKVVWKMGPDFAQDKKLRKIGQIIGQHHVHMIPQGLPGAGNILIFDNGGWAGYGAPNNVSKDGTKVDMADRSRVLELNPVTMEVVWQLKASELMDYGQPGISDYRFYSPLTSAAQRLPNGNTLITEGCGGRFFEVTRMKEVVWEFISPFNANPATIYYRAYRYPYSYVPQLPEPKETPVPMLDIRKFRVPGAASCEVQHVVGVEGTIGYPAMQQACVAAADQDLSLKDDDDDDLFSRSF, from the coding sequence ATGGGTCAGCCTTTTGTGCATCCTACCGGAGTGACCATCTATAATCCTGAAAAATGCTTTAATGGTTATACCATTATGCAGGCCCCCGGTTTAGGCTGCGTTTTAATCGATATGAATGGAAATGTGGTCCGCGTCTTTAAGGATCTGCATGGATTTCCCAATAAATTGCTCCCCGGAGGCTATGTGATGGGCAGCCGTGGCCGTAGGAACGGCAAATTCGGCTATCAGGATCAAATTGACCTGGTTCAAGTGGACTGGGATGGCCAAGTGGTTTGGGAATTTGCTAAAAAGGAATATATTGAAGATGAAGGGGAAAAGCCCCAGTGGATGGCCCGTCAGCATCATGACTATCAAAGAGAGGGAAACCCTGTAGGGTATTATGTTCCGGGAATGGAGTGCAAGACCAACAGTGGCAACACCCTAATCCTTAGTCATCAAAATTGCTATCACAAAAAAATCTCGGATAAGCAGCTTTTGGATGATGTGATCATTGAAGTGGACTGGGATGGGAATATTGTCTGGGAATGGCATGCCGTCGATCATTTTCATGAGTATGGATTCAGTGCGGCAGCGAAATTAGCTCTTTACCGCAATCCCAACATGCATGAGGCCGGGGGCGGCATGGGGGACTGGATGCATATTAATTCCGCCAGTGTCCTGGGTCCCAATAAATGGTATGATAAAGGGGATGAGCGGTTCCATCCGGATAACATCATCTGGGATGCCCGTGAAGCCAATATTATGGCCATCATTTCCAAAGAAACCGGCAAAGTGGTCTGGAAAATGGGGCCGGATTTTGCCCAGGATAAAAAACTGAGGAAGATCGGCCAAATCATCGGGCAACACCATGTTCATATGATCCCCCAAGGTCTCCCCGGTGCCGGCAACATCCTGATCTTTGACAACGGAGGCTGGGCGGGCTATGGCGCCCCCAATAATGTCTCAAAAGATGGAACCAAAGTAGACATGGCCGATCGTTCCCGGGTCCTTGAGCTGAATCCGGTCACCATGGAAGTGGTGTGGCAGCTCAAGGCCAGCGAATTGATGGATTACGGACAGCCCGGAATTTCCGATTACCGCTTTTACAGTCCTTTAACCAGTGCGGCCCAACGCCTCCCCAATGGCAATACCTTGATTACGGAAGGGTGCGGGGGACGTTTCTTTGAGGTGACCCGGATGAAGGAAGTGGTTTGGGAGTTTATCTCGCCCTTTAATGCTAATCCGGCCACGATTTATTACCGCGCTTACCGTTATCCTTACAGCTATGTGCCGCAGCTTCCCGAACCCAAAGAAACTCCTGTGCCCATGCTGGATATCCGGAAATTCCGTGTTCCCGGAGCTGCGTCCTGCGAAGTGCAGCATGTCGTAGGCGTGGAAGGAACCATCGGCTATCCTGCCATGCAGCAAGCTTGCGTAGCTGCCGCAGATCAGGATTTGTCCTTAAAAGATGACGACGATGATGATCTTTTTTCCAGAAGCTTCTGA
- a CDS encoding sigma-54 interaction domain-containing protein gives MKTRLKEIIAQYPFFFDILNTIDASVYLCDNNGRLLYVNKAAERLDGYTNEELYGRTVTEIYGLDEETSPMLRALTSEKPLEDISFRYDVNGREIYQICNARPIFLDGKKFGAYTIQKDVTHLMEVIERNIRFQKEMFSPISDSEGFGIDSLIGEHPLFKECKKMAIRAAKSDSPVLLTGATGSGKELFARCIHQNSDRSKGPFLAINCAAIPETLLESILFGTSKGIYTGALERKGLFEQAEGGTLFLDEINSMPLVSQSKLLRVLEEKEIAHLGSNERIKVDVRIISSSNTPPQEAISSKQIREDIFYRLAVVNIMIPSLAERKSDIFLLANHFISVFNERFQKHILALDDEVLGFFLKFPWPGNVRQLKHCIESAMNFVTDEDLRISKDHLPVYLFSIDNAANHGAQGSSFPKEPVDRNRESKPPEPESTGVFSAIVQKEKEQIIKALMENQGNVSKTAKQLGMHRQSLIYRIKKYKIT, from the coding sequence ATGAAGACCAGGCTCAAGGAGATCATAGCTCAATACCCATTTTTCTTCGATATACTCAATACGATTGATGCCTCAGTCTATTTGTGTGATAATAATGGCCGGTTGCTCTATGTCAACAAAGCTGCCGAGCGGCTGGATGGTTATACCAACGAAGAGCTTTACGGACGTACTGTTACTGAGATTTATGGTTTGGATGAGGAAACAAGCCCGATGCTCAGGGCCTTAACTTCCGAAAAGCCTTTGGAGGATATAAGTTTCCGCTATGATGTTAATGGCCGTGAGATTTATCAAATCTGCAATGCCCGTCCCATTTTTTTAGACGGGAAAAAGTTTGGCGCCTATACCATCCAAAAAGATGTGACCCATCTTATGGAGGTTATCGAGCGGAATATCCGCTTTCAGAAAGAGATGTTTTCACCCATAAGTGATTCTGAAGGGTTTGGCATCGACAGTCTGATCGGCGAGCATCCTCTCTTTAAGGAATGCAAGAAAATGGCCATCAGGGCTGCCAAAAGCGATTCTCCCGTGCTGCTGACCGGAGCAACGGGCAGCGGGAAAGAGCTCTTTGCCCGCTGTATTCATCAGAACAGCGACAGGAGCAAAGGGCCCTTCCTGGCCATTAACTGTGCCGCTATTCCCGAAACCCTTCTGGAAAGCATCCTTTTCGGCACCTCGAAAGGAATCTATACCGGGGCCTTGGAGCGGAAAGGCCTTTTCGAGCAAGCTGAAGGGGGTACCTTGTTTTTGGATGAAATCAATTCCATGCCCCTGGTGTCACAGTCAAAGCTGCTGCGCGTCCTGGAAGAAAAGGAGATCGCTCATCTGGGGAGCAATGAACGCATTAAAGTCGATGTGCGTATTATCAGCAGCAGCAACACTCCCCCTCAGGAGGCGATCAGCAGCAAACAGATCCGGGAGGATATTTTCTACCGCCTGGCTGTGGTCAATATTATGATCCCCAGCTTGGCTGAGCGCAAAAGTGATATTTTCCTGCTGGCCAATCATTTTATTTCCGTGTTTAACGAGCGCTTCCAAAAACATATCCTGGCCCTTGATGATGAAGTATTGGGTTTTTTTCTGAAATTCCCCTGGCCGGGCAATGTCAGGCAGCTGAAGCATTGCATCGAATCGGCCATGAACTTCGTTACCGATGAGGATCTTAGAATCAGTAAGGACCACCTGCCGGTGTATCTGTTTTCAATCGATAATGCAGCGAACCATGGAGCCCAGGGCAGCAGCTTCCCCAAAGAGCCTGTGGATAGAAACAGGGAGAGTAAACCTCCGGAACCGGAAAGCACCGGTGTATTTTCAGCCATTGTTCAGAAAGAAAAAGAGCAGATCATTAAAGCTTTAATGGAGAATCAAGGGAATGTTTCCAAAACGGCCAAGCAGTTGGGGATGCATCGTCAGTCCCTGATCTACAGGATTAAAAAATATAAAATTACATAA
- a CDS encoding trimethylamine methyltransferase family protein, whose amino-acid sequence MQRYQILSQNEIEQIHETSLRILEEVGVIFSYAPAREILAKGGAKVDGQKVYFPRAMVERERKKAPSSFTLYARNPEKNVLINTENTAYVGPYGAPFVMDMDNGRRLAKLQDFINLCKLEHKMNNIDIMSHIPCEPQDVDPEMRSLEMVYQTLKHSDKPLMATVLGYEMTKKNIEMASIVFGGLEAIKDKPIVVGIPCTLTPLSYDDKMAGAIIAYAEHRQPQLVNSLCIAGATTPVTVAGTVALQNAEVLAGIVLSQLVSEGTPIIYSASSSNAEMSNGSLAIGTPEDAVFSLVNGQLAKFYNLPCRISGALSDSKCADVQAAYESMLTLSMAQMAGGNFILHGAGIIDTYNTVSLEKMMIDDEIIGMVRRIDQGVVVNEDTLAFDVTKEVGPQGQFLTHVHTFTHFRKEFYRPVLSDRNNPTQWEADGALTAEKRANIRWKKLIDDYVEPVLDKDVDAALRKYKEK is encoded by the coding sequence ATGCAAAGGTATCAGATTCTGTCCCAGAATGAAATTGAACAAATCCACGAGACAAGCTTACGGATTCTGGAGGAAGTGGGTGTGATTTTTAGTTATGCTCCGGCTCGGGAAATTTTGGCCAAAGGAGGGGCCAAGGTTGATGGGCAAAAGGTCTATTTCCCCAGAGCTATGGTGGAAAGGGAAAGAAAGAAAGCGCCTTCTTCCTTCACACTTTACGCCAGGAATCCCGAGAAGAATGTTTTGATCAATACTGAGAACACAGCTTATGTGGGTCCTTATGGAGCGCCCTTTGTCATGGATATGGACAATGGCCGGCGTTTAGCTAAGCTGCAGGATTTCATTAATCTCTGCAAGCTTGAACATAAGATGAACAACATCGACATCATGAGCCATATTCCCTGCGAACCTCAGGACGTGGACCCGGAGATGCGCAGTCTGGAGATGGTTTATCAGACCCTGAAACACAGTGACAAGCCCTTGATGGCCACCGTTTTGGGCTATGAGATGACCAAAAAGAACATTGAGATGGCATCCATCGTTTTCGGCGGTTTGGAGGCCATTAAAGACAAGCCCATTGTGGTCGGCATTCCCTGCACCTTAACCCCTCTCAGCTATGATGACAAAATGGCCGGGGCTATTATCGCCTATGCGGAACACCGCCAGCCTCAGTTAGTGAACTCTCTCTGCATCGCCGGGGCCACCACTCCGGTTACAGTAGCCGGCACGGTCGCCCTTCAGAATGCGGAAGTTCTCGCCGGGATCGTTCTCTCCCAGCTGGTCAGTGAAGGAACACCGATCATCTATTCCGCATCCTCTTCCAATGCCGAGATGAGCAACGGCTCCCTGGCCATTGGCACCCCGGAAGATGCGGTATTCTCCCTTGTCAACGGTCAGTTGGCTAAATTCTATAACCTGCCCTGCCGGATCAGCGGCGCTCTTTCCGACAGCAAATGCGCCGATGTCCAGGCGGCTTACGAGTCGATGCTGACCTTGAGCATGGCCCAAATGGCCGGCGGCAATTTCATCCTGCATGGCGCCGGAATCATCGACACCTATAACACGGTTTCCCTGGAAAAGATGATGATCGATGATGAAATCATCGGCATGGTCCGCCGCATTGATCAGGGCGTGGTAGTCAATGAAGACACCCTGGCCTTCGATGTCACCAAGGAGGTCGGTCCCCAGGGCCAATTCCTCACCCATGTCCATACCTTCACCCATTTCCGCAAGGAATTCTACCGCCCGGTCCTCAGCGATCGCAATAATCCCACCCAGTGGGAAGCAGACGGTGCTCTTACGGCAGAAAAGAGAGCCAACATCCGCTGGAAGAAGCTGATCGATGACTATGTAGAACCGGTTCTGGACAAAGACGTTGATGCCGCCTTAAGAAAATATAAAGAGAAATAG
- a CDS encoding cobalamin B12-binding domain-containing protein, with protein sequence MSDLTKLADTVFRGDFGNAGQITRELIDSGVEPLTIINQGLIAGMDIVAPKFKAGEMFVPEVMMAARAMAVGMEVVKPLIQDADIPSKGTVLIGTVAGDLHDIGKNLVIMILESGGFKVVDLGVDVSVEKFVAAAKQYNPQVIGMSALLTTTMTAMKDTIDALTEAGLRQSLKVIVGGAPLSQEFASQIGADGYAADAMAAKELCEKLAG encoded by the coding sequence ATGAGCGATTTAACGAAGTTAGCGGATACCGTTTTCCGGGGGGATTTTGGCAATGCCGGGCAAATCACCAGGGAGCTTATCGATAGTGGGGTAGAGCCTTTAACCATCATCAATCAGGGGCTGATCGCCGGTATGGATATCGTGGCCCCTAAGTTTAAAGCCGGAGAAATGTTTGTGCCGGAGGTTATGATGGCGGCCAGAGCCATGGCCGTGGGCATGGAGGTGGTTAAGCCCTTGATTCAGGATGCGGATATTCCTTCCAAAGGAACGGTCCTCATCGGCACGGTGGCCGGGGATCTCCACGATATTGGCAAAAACCTGGTGATCATGATTCTGGAAAGCGGTGGCTTTAAGGTTGTGGATTTGGGTGTGGATGTCTCGGTGGAAAAATTCGTGGCAGCGGCCAAGCAATATAATCCTCAGGTCATCGGTATGTCCGCTTTGTTGACGACGACCATGACGGCGATGAAGGATACTATTGATGCCCTGACGGAAGCCGGTCTGCGGCAGAGCTTAAAGGTTATCGTGGGCGGAGCGCCTTTATCCCAGGAATTTGCCAGCCAGATCGGCGCGGATGGTTATGCGGCGGATGCCATGGCCGCCAAGGAACTGTGCGAAAAACTGGCAGGATAA
- a CDS encoding trimethylamine methyltransferase family protein: protein MMALETMDSDLKQIHEASMIILEQTGMRFNHPKVVEMLKEKGIKVEGSTAFFTRTQLMEWVSKAPRQFKMYARNSKYDFEVGGDHVELLPGYGSPFVCSADGKKRDALMSDYVKFLKLFHQSEHHKANGGVVVQPNDIAKSQIVAMLYAAIVHSDKVLVAGSGSAEDTEKLMDLLAIVFGGKEALMEKPRCLTIVNTNSPLQLDTNMLDTMMVFNKYKQPIVIAACAMAGTTAPVTLASTIAITNAEVLAGIAVAQMINPGTPVIYGSQSTTSDMKTGSIACGSPEGALCYQYAARLAKAYGLPCRGGGAISDAKALSVQAGYESMLTFLATYTAKTNVIIHSAGIMDSYNAMSYEKFIVDLEIIGMVKRYVAGLAVNEETLALDVIQEVGVAGEFLSSVHTMQHCRKEPFLPDISLRGSVAGDPGESLLNNVQKKEHKMLESYCKPEMPADIKDKLTEYVLGCGFNEQLIKELQA from the coding sequence ATGATGGCGCTTGAAACGATGGATAGTGATTTAAAACAAATTCACGAAGCCTCGATGATTATCCTGGAACAAACAGGTATGCGGTTCAACCACCCTAAAGTAGTGGAAATGTTGAAAGAAAAGGGCATCAAAGTTGAGGGGTCAACTGCTTTCTTTACCCGCACACAGCTCATGGAATGGGTGAGCAAGGCGCCCCGTCAATTTAAGATGTATGCCAGAAATTCCAAGTATGACTTTGAAGTTGGCGGCGACCATGTAGAGCTTTTGCCTGGATATGGTTCTCCTTTCGTGTGCAGTGCAGACGGAAAAAAACGGGATGCATTAATGAGTGACTATGTTAAATTCCTTAAGCTTTTTCATCAGTCAGAGCATCATAAGGCCAATGGCGGAGTAGTGGTTCAGCCTAATGACATCGCAAAGTCTCAGATTGTGGCCATGCTTTATGCCGCGATAGTGCACTCGGACAAGGTACTTGTTGCGGGTTCGGGCAGTGCCGAAGATACAGAGAAGCTGATGGATCTGCTCGCCATTGTATTTGGCGGTAAAGAAGCTTTAATGGAGAAACCCAGATGTCTGACCATAGTCAATACAAATTCCCCCCTCCAGCTGGATACCAATATGCTGGATACCATGATGGTGTTCAACAAATATAAACAGCCCATCGTTATCGCCGCTTGTGCAATGGCGGGGACGACGGCACCGGTCACTCTTGCTTCCACCATAGCGATCACCAATGCGGAAGTATTAGCGGGCATTGCCGTGGCCCAAATGATCAATCCGGGGACCCCGGTCATTTACGGTTCCCAATCCACGACTTCCGATATGAAAACAGGAAGTATTGCCTGCGGCTCGCCGGAAGGGGCGTTGTGCTATCAGTATGCCGCCCGTTTAGCCAAGGCCTATGGTCTGCCTTGCCGGGGCGGCGGTGCCATCAGTGATGCCAAGGCCTTGTCGGTTCAGGCCGGGTATGAAAGTATGCTGACATTTTTGGCCACCTATACGGCAAAAACAAATGTCATTATTCATAGTGCCGGGATTATGGACAGCTACAACGCCATGAGTTATGAGAAGTTTATCGTTGACCTGGAAATCATCGGGATGGTCAAACGCTATGTGGCCGGCTTAGCGGTCAATGAAGAAACCCTGGCCCTGGATGTGATACAGGAGGTGGGGGTAGCCGGAGAGTTTTTAAGTTCGGTGCACACGATGCAGCATTGCCGTAAGGAGCCTTTCCTGCCTGATATCAGCTTAAGAGGCTCGGTTGCCGGTGATCCTGGTGAAAGCCTCCTCAATAATGTCCAGAAAAAAGAACATAAAATGCTGGAAAGCTACTGCAAGCCTGAAATGCCGGCAGATATAAAGGATAAGTTAACAGAGTATGTCCTTGGCTGCGGATTTAATGAACAGCTGATCAAGGAACTTCAAGCATAA
- the caiT gene encoding L-carnitine/gamma-butyrobetaine antiporter — MNEGQGSIKIDKKIFFPPLVLVSLICAYIIKYPEAGSATINKVFAFVTGDLGWAYELFVFANLGIILYFIFGKFANKRLGDEKPEFGTLTWLGMLFSAGTTGTILYWSSMEFYFFLTAPPFGAEPLSPEAWKYSLAFSFFDWGISAYGLYVAVGVVFGYFFYVLKKDVFRPSTACEGLLGERVHGPLGKVIDIFYMIGIIAGVATSIGLGTPIISEIFTKLSGQPRTLAVDAVIILIWTVIIAISVYGGLEKGIARLSNFRIYLGYAILALVAILGPTAFMLNNTFDALGVYLNDFLRMSFYTDAHLGTGFPQNWPIFFFAWFLAFALSTGIYLARISKGRTVREFTLGATFSGVLCAFLYFAVLGNYSIDAFVNNKVDIGRIVAESGGFRAAVEIWSTLPFSSVFLVAILILVFISTATSINSIAYTLAMVSSNKLEKGQDPAKWNRLSWAIIIGGLSLTLMFLGGLTPLQTAATAGSLPTMIIMAIILIGFFKTAGKSWGEESDKQ, encoded by the coding sequence ATGAACGAGGGACAAGGTTCCATCAAAATAGATAAAAAAATATTCTTTCCCCCGTTAGTGTTAGTTTCATTAATATGTGCCTATATTATTAAATACCCTGAAGCCGGAAGCGCTACAATCAACAAGGTGTTTGCTTTCGTTACCGGGGATTTGGGATGGGCTTACGAGCTGTTCGTCTTTGCCAACCTGGGGATCATTCTCTATTTTATCTTTGGCAAATTCGCCAATAAACGATTGGGAGATGAAAAACCGGAATTTGGTACCCTGACCTGGTTAGGCATGTTATTCAGTGCCGGAACCACGGGAACGATTTTATATTGGAGCAGCATGGAATTTTATTTCTTCCTCACGGCTCCGCCTTTTGGGGCGGAGCCACTCTCCCCGGAAGCCTGGAAGTATTCTTTGGCTTTCAGCTTCTTCGATTGGGGAATAAGCGCTTACGGTTTGTATGTGGCTGTTGGTGTGGTTTTTGGCTACTTTTTCTACGTTCTCAAAAAGGATGTCTTCAGACCAAGTACTGCCTGCGAGGGTCTTTTAGGCGAGCGCGTCCACGGTCCTTTAGGAAAAGTGATCGATATCTTCTACATGATCGGGATCATCGCCGGTGTTGCTACCTCCATTGGTTTAGGTACCCCGATCATCAGTGAAATTTTCACTAAATTATCCGGGCAACCCCGTACTCTCGCAGTGGATGCTGTGATCATCCTAATCTGGACAGTTATTATTGCCATATCCGTTTATGGTGGTCTGGAAAAAGGGATAGCCCGTTTAAGTAATTTCCGGATTTATTTAGGATATGCTATCTTGGCTTTGGTCGCCATTTTAGGCCCAACGGCTTTTATGCTTAACAATACCTTCGACGCCCTTGGCGTTTACTTGAACGATTTTTTGCGGATGAGCTTTTATACTGACGCCCATTTGGGAACGGGATTTCCTCAAAACTGGCCGATTTTCTTCTTTGCCTGGTTTTTAGCTTTTGCCCTCAGCACAGGAATTTACCTGGCCAGGATTTCCAAAGGAAGAACGGTAAGAGAATTTACTTTAGGCGCAACATTCTCAGGTGTCCTCTGCGCTTTCTTGTATTTCGCTGTCCTGGGTAACTACAGCATCGACGCTTTCGTGAACAACAAAGTTGACATTGGCAGAATTGTTGCGGAATCAGGCGGTTTCAGAGCTGCTGTAGAAATCTGGAGTACCCTGCCCTTCAGCAGTGTTTTCCTGGTAGCTATTTTGATACTTGTGTTTATTTCCACGGCTACTTCCATCAATAGCATTGCTTACACCCTGGCCATGGTTTCATCGAACAAATTAGAAAAAGGGCAAGATCCGGCGAAATGGAACCGCTTATCCTGGGCCATCATCATTGGCGGTCTTTCTCTGACCTTAATGTTCCTGGGAGGACTGACACCCCTGCAAACGGCGGCAACGGCTGGTTCTTTGCCGACGATGATCATTATGGCCATCATCTTGATCGGGTTTTTCAAAACTGCGGGGAAATCCTGGGGAGAAGAATCCGACAAACAGTAA
- a CDS encoding cobalamin B12-binding domain-containing protein: MSDLTKLADTVFRGDFGSAGQITKELIDSGVEPLTIINQGLIAGMDIVAPKFKAGEMFVPEVMMAARAMAVGMEVVKPLIQDADIPSKGTVLIGTVAGDLHDIGKNLVIMILESGGFKVVDLGVDVSVEKFVAAAKQYNPQVIGMSALLTTTMTAMKDTIDALTEAGLRKNLKVIVGGAPLSQEFASQIGADGYAADAMAAKELCEKLAV; this comes from the coding sequence ATGAGCGATTTAACTAAGTTAGCGGATACCGTTTTCCGGGGAGATTTTGGCAGCGCCGGTCAAATCACCAAGGAGCTTATCGATAGCGGAGTAGAGCCTCTAACCATCATCAATCAGGGACTGATCGCCGGTATGGATATCGTGGCCCCTAAGTTTAAAGCCGGGGAAATGTTTGTGCCGGAGGTTATGATGGCGGCCAGAGCCATGGCCGTGGGCATGGAGGTGGTTAAGCCTTTGATTCAGGATGCGGATATTCCTTCCAAGGGAACGGTCCTCATCGGCACGGTGGCCGGGGATCTTCACGATATCGGCAAAAATCTGGTGATCATGATTCTGGAAAGCGGCGGCTTTAAGGTTGTGGATTTGGGTGTGGATGTCTCGGTGGAAAAATTCGTGGCAGCGGCCAAGCAATATAATCCTCAGGTCATTGGCATGTCCGCCTTGTTGACGACGACCATGACGGCGATGAAGGATACCATTGATGCCCTGACGGAAGCCGGTTTGCGCAAGAACTTGAAGGTTATTGTGGGCGGAGCGCCTTTATCCCAGGAATTTGCCAGCCAAATCGGTGCGGACGGCTATGCGGCGGATGCCATGGCCGCCAAGGAGCTGTGTGAGAAACTGGCGGTTTAA